ACGAATTTAAAAAGCTGGATCTGGCTGCGCTTAAAAAGGACCTGTACGCCTTGATGACCGACTCACAGGAGTGGTGGCCGGCGGACTGGGGCCATTATGGCGGTCTTTTCATCCGCATGGCCTGGCACAGCGCCGGCACTTATCGCATCTCCGATGGCCGCGGCGGCGGCGGTAACGGCAGCCAGCGCTTTGCTCCACTCAACAGCTGGCCTGACAACGCCAACCTCGACAAGGCGCGCCGCCTGCTCTGGCCCATCAAACAGAAATACGGCAACAAAATCTCCTGGGCAGACCTGATGATTCTGGCGGGCAACTGCGCCCTGGAATCCATGGGTTTCAAGACCTTTGGCTTTGCCGGTGGCCGCGTGGACATCTGGCAGCCTGAAGAGGACATCTACTGGGGATCTGAAGCGGAGTGGCTGGCTACCAGCGACAAGCCCGGTAGCCGTTATTCCGGCGACCGAGAGCTGGAAAATCCCCTGGCCGCGGTGCAGATGGGATTGATCTATGTCAATCCGGAAGGACCGGACGGCAACCCTGATCCAGTTGCCTCTGGCCGGGATGTGCGAGAAACTTTTGCCCGCATGGCCATGAACGATGAAGAGACCGTAGCCTTGGTGGCCGGCGGCCACACCTTTGGCAAAGCCCACGGCGCCGGCGACCCAAAGCTGATAGGGCCTGAGCCGGAAGCTGCTCCTTTGGAGGCGCAGGGTCTGGGCTGGTTCAACCGGTTCGGCACGGGCAAGGGCGTGCACACCACCACCAGCGGCATTGAAGGGGCTTGGAAGCCTAATCCGACCAAGTGGGACAACGGCTACTTTGATATGCTCTTTGGCTACGAGTGGGAGCTGGTGAAGAGCCCGGCCGGCGCCTGGCAGTGGCTGGCCAAGGATGTCAAACCGGAGCACATGATCCCGGATGCCCATGATCCCAGCAAGAAGCATCGCCCGATGATGACCACAGCCGACCTTTCTCTGCGCTTTGATCCGATCTATGAGCCCATTGCACGCCGCTTTCACAAGGATCCTCAGGCCTTTGCCGACGCCTTTGCCCGCGCCTGGTTCAAACTCACACATCGCGACATGGGACCAAAGAGCCGCTACCTGGGCCCCGAGGTGCCGAAGGAAGATCTGATCTGGCAGGACCCGATTCCCACTGTCAATCATCCCCTGGTCGACGCCAAGGACATCACCGCCCTTAAGGCGAAAATTATCGCTTCAGGACTTACTGTATCGCAGCTGATACTCACAGCCTGGGCTTCAGCCTCCACCTTTCGCTGTTCTGACAAGCGTGGCGGCGCCAACGGCGCCCGCATACGCCTGGCTCCGCAAAAAGATTGGCAGATCAACCAGCCGGCACAGTTAGCCAAGGTGCTCACTGTACTGGAATCCATTCAAAAAGAGTTCAACAACAGCCAAAAAAACGGTAAAAAGATCTCCCTCGCCGATCTGATCGTGCTGGCCGGCTGCGCGGCTGTAGAAGCCGCGGCCAAAGCCGGGGGCATCAAAATAGAAGTGCCCTTCACGCCCGGACGCATGGACGCGTCTCAGGAACAGACCGATGTGGAATCCTTTGCTGTGCTGGAACCCAAGGTGGATGGTTTCCGCAACTACCAGCCGCTCGCCTATGCGCACTGCGCAGAGCATCTGCTCGTCGACAAGGCCCAGCTGCTGAACCTGAGTGCGCCCGAAATGACCGTGCTCGTCGGCGGTTTGCGCGTGCTCGGCGCCAATGCGGACGGCTCCAAACACGGCGTCTTGACCTCGCGGGCCGGTGTGCTCAGCAACGACTTTTTCGTCAACCTGCTGGACATGGCCACAGAGTGGAAGCCGGTCTCTGAAGCGGGCGAAGCCTTTGAGGGCCGCGACCGCAAGAGCGGTCAGGTCAAGTGGACCGCTACGCGGGTGGACCTGGTGTTCGGCTCCAACTCGCAGCTGCGCGCCATCGCCGAGGTCTATGCCCAGTCCGACAGCAAGGAAAAGTTCATGCGTGACTTTGTCGCGGCCTGGAACAAGGTGATGAATCTGGACCGCTTCGACGTCGCCTGATCGCTGTGCACAGCTCTGCTGTCGCGTTCATGCGCAGCCTTGCTCTCGTGCCCAAGATCCAGCTTGAGAACGCCGCCGACGGTAAAGCTCTGCTTTTGCCTTCGTGCCCAAGCTCCAGCTTG
Above is a genomic segment from bacterium containing:
- the katG gene encoding catalase/peroxidase HPI, yielding MSEHSKCPVTGKSAMPPAGKGTSNRDWWPNQLNLNILHQHAPAANPLGPDFDYANEFKKLDLAALKKDLYALMTDSQEWWPADWGHYGGLFIRMAWHSAGTYRISDGRGGGGNGSQRFAPLNSWPDNANLDKARRLLWPIKQKYGNKISWADLMILAGNCALESMGFKTFGFAGGRVDIWQPEEDIYWGSEAEWLATSDKPGSRYSGDRELENPLAAVQMGLIYVNPEGPDGNPDPVASGRDVRETFARMAMNDEETVALVAGGHTFGKAHGAGDPKLIGPEPEAAPLEAQGLGWFNRFGTGKGVHTTTSGIEGAWKPNPTKWDNGYFDMLFGYEWELVKSPAGAWQWLAKDVKPEHMIPDAHDPSKKHRPMMTTADLSLRFDPIYEPIARRFHKDPQAFADAFARAWFKLTHRDMGPKSRYLGPEVPKEDLIWQDPIPTVNHPLVDAKDITALKAKIIASGLTVSQLILTAWASASTFRCSDKRGGANGARIRLAPQKDWQINQPAQLAKVLTVLESIQKEFNNSQKNGKKISLADLIVLAGCAAVEAAAKAGGIKIEVPFTPGRMDASQEQTDVESFAVLEPKVDGFRNYQPLAYAHCAEHLLVDKAQLLNLSAPEMTVLVGGLRVLGANADGSKHGVLTSRAGVLSNDFFVNLLDMATEWKPVSEAGEAFEGRDRKSGQVKWTATRVDLVFGSNSQLRAIAEVYAQSDSKEKFMRDFVAAWNKVMNLDRFDVA